Sequence from the Dehalococcoidia bacterium genome:
CCCGCTCCCGCCTGCAGGCTCTCATCACCCAAGGGTATGTGCAGGTCAACGGCCAGCCCGCCGAACCCGCCTATAAGGTGCGCCCGGGCGACCGCATTGTGCTGACTGTTCCCCCACCCGAGCCGGTGGCGCTGGTGCCTCGGCCCCTGCCTCTGCGCATTCTGTATGAGGATGCGGATATTCTGGTGGTGGACAAGCCCCCCGGGATGCCGGTGCACCCCGGCCCCGGCCACGCCCAGGATACTCTGGTGAACGCTCTGTTGGCGCAGGTGAAGAACCTGTCAGGGATTGGGGGGGCTCTGCGCCCAGGGATTGTGCACCGCCTGGACAAGGATACCTCGGGCCTGCTGTTGGTAGCCAAGAACGATACGGCCCACCAGGCCCTGGCCCATCAGATACAGGAGCGTCGCCTCCACAAAGGGTATCTGGCGCTAGTGTGGGGTGTGCCGTATCCGCCGGAGGGGACGGTGGACGCCCCTATCGCCCGCTCGCCACGGGACCGGAAGCGGATGGCTGTGGTGCCCGGGGGACGCCCGGCGCGCACGCGCTACCGCGTGGTACGCCCCTTTGGCGAATGTGCGTTGGTGGAGGTGTGGCCCGAGACGGGGCGCACGCACCAGGTGCGGGTGCATATGCAGGCCATTGGTCATCCCCTGGTGGGCGATCCCTTATATAGCCGTCGGCGCACGCATCTGCTGGGGCGACAGTTCCTGCACGCCGCTATACTCGGTTTTGCGCACCCGCGCACGGGGGAGTGGATGACTTTTCACAGCCCCCTGCCCGCCGACCTGCAAAGGGTGGTGGCTGCCTTGGAACGGGGGGAACGGCTGTAGGCTGGTGTAAAGGGGGACGGGAGCGGGAGGGAGTCGAACCCACTGCCCGCCAACGGCGGGCCTGCGGTTTTGAAGACCGCGAGGGCCACCGGGCCCCATCCACTCCCGTCTGGTGATTAGGAAGGAGTGGAGAGCACAGCCTCCAGACGCCGACGCAGGGTGGCCTTGGGCACGGCACCGACGATTTGGTCGACGGCTTTGCCGCCCTTGAAGATGATCAGGGTGGGGATGGCGCGGATGCCGTAGCGTACAGGGATCTCGTGATTGGCGTCCACATCCATCTTGGCCACCTTGACCCGTCCGTCATACTCGCGGGCCAGTTCCTCCACGAAGGGGGCGATCATCTTGCAGGGGCCGCACCACTCGGCCCAGAAATCTACCAGCACCGGGGTGGTGGCCTCCAGAACCTCTTGGGCAAAGGTGGCATCGGTTACGGTGATCGGCTTGCTCATGCTCCCCCCTGGGGTCCCTTCGGGTGGTTGGACGAAGCGAAGGGTGTCGTTCTTAGCATAGGGCGTAGGGGTATGGGGCGTCAAGGGAGAAAATAAAGCATGCTAGGGGAGGCCGGCGACGATCCCCAGGGCCCATACCACACCCGCCCCCACCAGGGGCCCCCAAAGGTTGTCATCGGGGGGAGGGGAGAGGGCTTCTCCCAGGGTGGCTACCCCCGCAGCGATTAGGCCCACCCACCATGGCACACCCCACCCCAACACGGTAAGGGTGGCGAGAGCCACACCCGCTCCCAGAAGGTAGGCCAGGCTCCCCTCCAGGGTTTTGCCCCTGGGGAGGGGGTGTCGGCCCCAAAGGGTGCCCACGACCCCTGCCAAGGGGTCGCCCCAGGCCTGCACTAAGATGCCCAGGCGGGCGGCCTGGGGTCCGAATAGGAGCACGGCCCCCAGGGAACCCCACGCCAACATGGAGGCCCCCGTAACCCGCTGGGTTTCAGAGGGTTTGAGCAGGGGGCGCAGCCAGCGGGAGAGGATGCGTCCCAGCCTGGGGTTGCGCAGGCGGAGCAATTCCGTGGCCACCGCCAGGGCCGATAGGCCCCCCAGCAGTCCCACCGTCCATGCCCAGGGCAAGAGGGTTGTTCCCGCCAGAACTGTGCCCGCACCCAGGTGGAAGAGGCGTCGCCAGGGGAGCAGGGGGAGGTGTGTCATAGTGTTAGCGTATCCTCTTGTCCCTGGGGAGGGGAAGGGCGCTAGCCTTTTGCACACGAAGTAAGCATGTTATCCTAACCTAAGAGACACGGATGGAAACGCCGATGACACTGGCACGCTCCGCCTCGGCAAGGGGGGTTTTGCGGGGGGGAGAGGCAGCCCTGGGGCTGGGGTTGGCTCTGGTGACCACAGGGGTGGTTGTGGGAGGGGTTGTGCTGCTGGGGGGGGAGGGGGCGGTCTCCCTCCCCCTTTTTCTGGGGCTGACCGTGTTCCAGGAGGCAAGCCTGCTGTGCATCGCCTTAGGGGTGGGGCGCAGCCGCGGGGTGGCGTGGGAGGCGCTGGGAATGCGCCTCCCCGTGCGGGGGGGAGTTCTACTGTGGGCGGCCCTGGCGCCTTTGGGTATCCTGGCCTTCACGGGGCTATACACCCTTGTGATGCAGAGGTTGGGCTTTGCCGACCTGCTGCCCCCGCAGATGCCGGCGGTCTTGCGGGAGGGTGAGGGCCTTTTCGCCCTCTTGACAGTGGGTGTGGTGGTTCTCCTAGCCCCACTGGCGGAGGAGATATTCTTTCGGGGGTTTCTGCTGACAGCCCTTACCCCGCGCTTCACCCGTGGGGGGGCTCTGGTGGTGTCTTCCCTTGTGTTTGCAGTTCTGCACGGAGCGCCGGGGTTGATGGTGCCCGTGTTCTTTGCGGGGTTAGTGTTGGGGGTGCTGTTCCTGCGGAGCGGTTCCCTCCTGCCGCCGCTGATGGCCCATGCCCTGCAGAACGCTCTGGCCTATGCCTTCGGACGGTGAGGGGGTATGGGCGCCCAACGCATCACCGATGCCTTGCTTTCCGCCGTGCGCCGCAGAGGGTTGGGGCTTATCGCCTATGTGATGGCGGGCCATCCCCAGGTGGGGTCCACGGTGGCTCTGATCCCTGC
This genomic interval carries:
- a CDS encoding RluA family pseudouridine synthase, giving the protein MLVASASQELVFVVEVGGIRLDRWLAQHAPGGLSRSRLQALITQGYVQVNGQPAEPAYKVRPGDRIVLTVPPPEPVALVPRPLPLRILYEDADILVVDKPPGMPVHPGPGHAQDTLVNALLAQVKNLSGIGGALRPGIVHRLDKDTSGLLLVAKNDTAHQALAHQIQERRLHKGYLALVWGVPYPPEGTVDAPIARSPRDRKRMAVVPGGRPARTRYRVVRPFGECALVEVWPETGRTHQVRVHMQAIGHPLVGDPLYSRRRTHLLGRQFLHAAILGFAHPRTGEWMTFHSPLPADLQRVVAALERGERL
- a CDS encoding CPBP family intramembrane metalloprotease — translated: MPAVLREGEGLFALLTVGVVVLLAPLAEEIFFRGFLLTALTPRFTRGGALVVSSLVFAVLHGAPGLMVPVFFAGLVLGVLFLRSGSLLPPLMAHALQNALAYAFGR
- the trxA gene encoding thioredoxin; this translates as MSKPITVTDATFAQEVLEATTPVLVDFWAEWCGPCKMIAPFVEELAREYDGRVKVAKMDVDANHEIPVRYGIRAIPTLIIFKGGKAVDQIVGAVPKATLRRRLEAVLSTPS